Proteins from a genomic interval of Drosophila melanogaster chromosome 2R:
- the CG11298 gene encoding uncharacterized protein: protein MSNSSAFYVHLEDPVRSDPPSGLHRKYRPFPTRPHEERLEEAEERRNRLGEHKVEQLSVRLARVALITDRHHRQTTQSWLDSQDRITRDMDEHVRKRTAQISKRLRNLSDHNHKVQVRKDEAKQEKLLRKLTHLYEAQNASTISRFWGKIHK from the coding sequence ATGAGCAACTCATCGGCCTTTTACGTGCATTTGGAGGATCCTGTGCGGAGTGATCCCCCCAGTGGACTGCATCGCAAGTATCGCCCATTTCCGACCCGCCCCCATGAGGAGCGTctggaggaggcggaggagcgACGCAATCGGCTGGGTGAGCACAAGGTGGAGCAGCTGTCCGTTCGTCTGGCGCGAGTGGCGCTGATCACGGATCGCCACCATCGCCAGACCACCCAAAGTTGGCTAGACTCCCAAGATCGCATTACTCGCGACATGGACGAACATGTGCGCAAGCGGACGGCCCAGATCTCGAAACGTCTGAGAAACCTCAGCGATCACAACCACAAGGTTCAGGTGCGCAAGGACGAGGCCAAGCAGGAGAAGCTTCTCCGAAAACTGACTCATCTCTACGAGGCGCAGAACGCCAGCACTATTTCGCGATTTTGGGGCAAAATTCACAAGTAG